The DNA sequence GTCGAGCATCGCGGCCCGCTCGGCGACGCGGACGGGGTGGTTGAAGGCGAAGGGCATGCACACGACTCCGTGCCCGATGCGTATGGTGTTCGTCCGGGCAGCGACGAAGCTCAGAAAGATTTCCGGGGCGGACATGTGGGCGTACCACTTCAGGGAGTGGTGCTCGACGGCCCAGATCCGGTCGAATCCCATCTCTTCGGCGAGCACCGCCTGCTCCACGCAGTCACGGATGACCTGGTGCTCGCGCTCCACGGTCGGGTCGGCCAGCTGTGCCTCGAAGATGACGGAGAACTTCACTTATGCCTCCAGGGTTGCGTCCCGTACCCGGTCTCACTTCTATTCGAAATATGACTAGTAGTCAGACGTCGAAGAAGCAAGAGCTTCCGCCGACCGCGTGGGCCGTTCTCGGCCTGCTCTCCTTCCCCGGGGAGCGGACCGGCTACGAGCTGAAGAAGTGGGCGGACTCCTCGCTGCGCTTCTTCTACTGGTCCCCCGCCATCAGTCAGATCTACGCCGAACTGCGCCGTCTGGAGGAACTGGGCTACGCGGCCTCCGTGCGCTCGGGGCCCGAAGAGGTGCGGGCCAAGCGCCGCTACGGCATCACCCCCGCGGGGCGCGAGGCCCTGGCCGGCTGGGCCTCCGACGTCGCCGAGGCGGGCCCCCCGGTGCTCAAGCACGGGTTGCTGCTGCGGGTCTGGCTGGGGCACCTGGCCGAGCCGGAGCGGCTGCGCGGCATGGTGACGGAGCATCTGGAGCGCACCACCGAGGAGTTGGCCGCCGTACGGGAGGCCATGGCGCACGCGGCGACCGAGCCGGAGTGGGCCTTCCCGGTGCTCGCCCTGCGCTGGAGCGAGCGCCAGCACCTGGCCGAACTGGAGCTGACAAGGGCCCTGCTGGCGGACCTGGAGGGCCTCGGCGCGCAGGAACGTCAAGTCGGCGGGGACGCGCCCACCCCCGGGTGACCACGCGGGCCGCGCGCGGGGCTCCCCGGCCCCCGGCGAGCCCGTCGGGAGGCGGCCGGACGGCGTTGCGGAGGCCCCGCAAAGGCGGTTTCATCGCACGGGAGGCGCACTAGCATGCGTCCTCATATCGCGCGCGGCCGGTCGGGACACCGCGACCGCGCGGGGCCGCCGTCGACGGAAGCGAGAGAACCTTGACTTTCCTCACCATCGGGCACCGCGGGGTCATGGGTGTCGAACCGGAGAACACCCTGCGGTCGTTCGTCCGCGCGGAACGGTCCGGCATGGACGTGGTCGCGCTGGACGTGCGGCTCAGCAAGGACGGCGCCCTCGTCGTCCTGCACGACGCCGAGGTGGACCGGACCACCGACGGTTCGGGAGCCGTGGCCGATCTGACGCTCGACGAACTGCGCGGGCTGGACGCCGGAGACGGCGAGCACGTGCCGGTCCTGGACGAGGTCGTCGACGCGGTCCGCGCACCGCTGCGGATCCAGGTCCACGACCTCGCCGCCGTCGGGACCTTCGCGGAGCTGCTGCTGCGCCGCGATCTGACCGGCCGGGTGGAAGTGGCCTCGTTCCACGACGAGGTGCTCGTCGAGGCGGCTCGCCTGGTGCCGGGCGTGCGGACCGTCCTCTACGCGAACCAGACCCGGGCCGATGCCGGGGAGGTCGTCGCCCGGGCCGCCCTGGCGGGCGCGGAGACGGTTGCCCTGAACATCGGCCACCTCACCCTGCACACCGTGGAGTCGGCACACGAGGCGGGACTGCGCGTGACGGGGTGGACGGTCAACACGCTGGAGCGGCTGCGGCTGGCGCGGGCCCTCGAACTCGACGGCGTGCTCACCGATTTCCCGGAGATCCGCTCCACGGGACGCTTCACCGCCTGAGGACCGCGCAAGGCGTTCCGCAGGCGGCGGACGGCGGGCAGACGGCCGGCCGGCCGGCCGGCACGCGGACGGCGGGGCGTCGGACGGCCCGCGGAGGGCCCACGGGCCCCGCCCCCGCGACTACAGCGGCTTGACCAGCAGCTCGAAGGCCAGGTCGTCGCGGAGCGGGACGCCGAAGCGCTCGTCCCCGTAGGGGAAGGGGCTCATCTCGCCGGTGCGCTCGTAACCACGGCGCACGTAGAAGGCGATGAGCTCCTCCCGTACGTTGATCACGGTCATCCGCATCTCCTTGGCCGCCCACTGCTCGCGGGCGCGGCGTTCGGCCTCCGCCATGACCGCCTTGCCCAGGCCACCGCCCTGCTGTCCGGGGCGAACCGCGAACATGCCGAAGTACACGTGGTCACCCCGGTGTTCCAGGTGGCAGCAGGAGACGATCTCGCCGGCGCGCTCCACGACGAGGAGCATGCCCTCGGGGTGCCCGACGATCCGGGCCACGTCCGCGGCGTCGGTCCGCTGCCCGTCCAGGAAGTCCGCCTCGGTGGTCCAGCCCCCGCGGCTCGCGTCTCCCCGGTACGCCGATTCCACGAGCTCCACGAGCTCCGGGATGTCCGCCTCCACGGCACTGCGGTAGGTCAAGGCCCGGGGGGCGGCGCTCGGCATCGAGGGCTCCGTTCTGCGCGAGGTTCTGCGACGTGCTGCTTGCGGCGGTCCCGCAGAGCCTAACCTCGCCCGGCGTGATGGCCGTGTGAAGAGGGCATCTCTTCCGGTGAAGCCGACGAACCGGGAGGTTCCGCCGTGCACGGTCCCGCCACGTCCCTCTCCACCTCCGTCTCCGCCTGGCTCCTCGTCCTGCTCTGCGCGGTGAGCGGTGCGTACTGTCTGCGGCGCGCGGGCAGAGCCGGCGGCGGACCGGCGGCCGGGGAGGCGGCGATGGGGTTCGGCATGGCCCTGATGGCGGTGCCGCTCCGGCTGGGCGGCGACTGGCAGGCGCCCGTGCTGGGCGCGGTCTTCTGCGGGGCGGCGCTGCACGCGCTGTGGCTGCTGCGCGGCGGACCGCACCACGCGCACCACCTGGTGGGCTCGCTGACCATGGTCTACATGGCGCTGGCCGCGGCTACCGGCGCGGGGACGGGGTCCTCCGACCACGCCCACGGACAGGGCTCCGGACTGCCGCTGGTCACCGGCCTGCTGCTCGTCTACTACGCCGGGTACGTGGTGCTGGGCGGCGCCCGGCTGGTCACGGTCGGCGGGGCCGGCACGGACGGCACGGACGGCGCGGGCGGCCCCGGAACACCCGCCGGACCGGCGGAGGTGATCCGCGCCTGCCGACTGGCCAT is a window from the Streptomyces sp. NBC_01244 genome containing:
- a CDS encoding DUF5134 domain-containing protein — protein: MHGPATSLSTSVSAWLLVLLCAVSGAYCLRRAGRAGGGPAAGEAAMGFGMALMAVPLRLGGDWQAPVLGAVFCGAALHALWLLRGGPHHAHHLVGSLTMVYMALAAATGAGTGSSDHAHGQGSGLPLVTGLLLVYYAGYVVLGGARLVTVGGAGTDGTDGAGGPGTPAGPAEVIRACRLAMGMGMFAMLLTM
- a CDS encoding glycerophosphodiester phosphodiesterase: MTFLTIGHRGVMGVEPENTLRSFVRAERSGMDVVALDVRLSKDGALVVLHDAEVDRTTDGSGAVADLTLDELRGLDAGDGEHVPVLDEVVDAVRAPLRIQVHDLAAVGTFAELLLRRDLTGRVEVASFHDEVLVEAARLVPGVRTVLYANQTRADAGEVVARAALAGAETVALNIGHLTLHTVESAHEAGLRVTGWTVNTLERLRLARALELDGVLTDFPEIRSTGRFTA
- a CDS encoding PadR family transcriptional regulator, with protein sequence MTSSQTSKKQELPPTAWAVLGLLSFPGERTGYELKKWADSSLRFFYWSPAISQIYAELRRLEELGYAASVRSGPEEVRAKRRYGITPAGREALAGWASDVAEAGPPVLKHGLLLRVWLGHLAEPERLRGMVTEHLERTTEELAAVREAMAHAATEPEWAFPVLALRWSERQHLAELELTRALLADLEGLGAQERQVGGDAPTPG
- a CDS encoding GNAT family N-acetyltransferase is translated as MPSAAPRALTYRSAVEADIPELVELVESAYRGDASRGGWTTEADFLDGQRTDAADVARIVGHPEGMLLVVERAGEIVSCCHLEHRGDHVYFGMFAVRPGQQGGGLGKAVMAEAERRAREQWAAKEMRMTVINVREELIAFYVRRGYERTGEMSPFPYGDERFGVPLRDDLAFELLVKPL